A genomic region of Streptomyces sp. NBC_00247 contains the following coding sequences:
- a CDS encoding DUF4232 domain-containing protein produces the protein MRQLRTRRITRASVFGVAALIGALSLTACSEEDRATIDRAIASSPAVADDGAPLPDPAATGAATTDGTTATQANTSTSAGSSGSSGSKSSGSASGSGKSSGSGTSGSGSSSTGSSAGSSRSSSDDEAPNYPSCDGTNSKVKGSILSRPINHVLLTVTNTGSRTCNAVGYPGIGYEGAQAVMAYDENSVPQSVIALEPGQSAYASVRTSAADGSGEGGFDVKALRVNFQDNGGDFSGGQVTVTLGKSVWIDSSAQVTYWQSDFETATSF, from the coding sequence ATGCGTCAGCTCCGCACCCGCCGTATCACCCGTGCCTCCGTCTTCGGCGTCGCCGCCCTGATCGGCGCGCTCTCCCTGACGGCCTGCAGCGAGGAGGACCGGGCCACGATCGACCGGGCCATCGCCTCGTCCCCGGCCGTCGCCGACGACGGCGCCCCGCTGCCGGACCCGGCCGCCACCGGCGCCGCCACGACGGACGGCACGACCGCCACCCAGGCGAACACCTCGACCTCCGCCGGCTCCTCGGGCTCCTCGGGCTCGAAGTCCTCGGGTTCCGCTTCCGGCTCGGGCAAGTCCTCCGGTTCGGGCACCTCGGGATCCGGCAGCTCCTCCACGGGATCGTCCGCCGGCTCGTCCCGCAGTTCCTCGGACGACGAAGCGCCCAACTACCCGAGCTGCGACGGCACGAACAGCAAGGTGAAGGGCAGCATCCTGAGCCGCCCGATCAACCACGTCCTGCTGACGGTCACGAACACCGGATCGAGGACCTGCAACGCCGTCGGCTACCCGGGCATCGGCTACGAGGGCGCCCAGGCGGTCATGGCCTACGACGAGAACAGCGTGCCCCAGTCGGTGATCGCGCTGGAGCCCGGCCAGTCCGCGTACGCCTCCGTGCGCACCTCGGCCGCGGACGGCAGCGGCGAAGGCGGCTTCGACGTGAAGGCGCTGCGGGTGAACTTCCAGGACAACGGCGGTGACTTCAGCGGCGGTCAGGTGACCGTCACCCTCGGCAAGTCCGTCTGGATCGACAGCTCCGCGCAGGTCACCTACTGGCAGTCCGACTTCGAGACCGCCACCTCGTTCTGA
- the argS gene encoding arginine--tRNA ligase produces MASVPSLASTLQQQLADALTAALPDAGAADPLLRRSDRADFQANGILALAKKLKGNPRELASQVTAAIPAGELIKEIEVSGPGFLNVTLTDRAILTTLAARAADAEGRLGVPTAADAGTTVIDYAQPNVAKEMHVGHLRSAVIGDAMVRILEFTGESVVRRHHIGDWGTQFGMLIQYLVEHPDQLGHDTAGSDAESAGEAAMSSLNRLYKASRVLFDSDEEFKARARDRVVALQAGDPETLAMWQRFVDESKVYFYSVFDKLDMEISDPDIVGESGYNDMLEETCRILEETGVAVRSEGALCVFFEDVKGPDGNQVPLIVKKTNGGYGYAATDLSAIRDRVQNLKANTLLYVVDARQSLHFKMVFETARRAGWLGEDVTAHQLAFGTVLGKDGKPFKTREGVTVRLEDLLDEAVSRATAVVREKAEKVGLTEEEIVENGRFVGVGAVKYADLSTSAVRDYKFDLDQMVSLNGDTSVYLQYAYARIRSILRKAGDAKPVAHPELELAPAERALGLHLDRFGETLAEVAAGYEPHKLAAYLYQLASHLTTFYDQCQVLSDDNAPEVVENRLFLVELTARTLHTGMELLGIRTPERL; encoded by the coding sequence ATGGCCTCGGTCCCTTCCCTCGCTTCCACGCTCCAGCAGCAGCTGGCGGACGCCCTGACGGCAGCACTGCCCGACGCCGGCGCCGCCGACCCGCTGCTGCGACGAAGCGACCGGGCCGACTTCCAGGCCAACGGCATCCTCGCGCTGGCCAAGAAGCTCAAGGGCAACCCCCGCGAGCTGGCGTCGCAGGTCACGGCAGCCATCCCGGCGGGTGAGCTGATCAAGGAGATCGAGGTCTCCGGCCCCGGCTTCCTGAACGTCACCCTCACCGACCGGGCGATCCTCACGACGCTGGCCGCGCGGGCCGCCGACGCCGAGGGCCGCCTCGGCGTGCCGACCGCCGCGGACGCGGGCACCACGGTCATCGACTACGCCCAGCCGAACGTCGCCAAGGAGATGCACGTCGGCCACCTGCGGTCGGCGGTCATCGGCGACGCGATGGTGCGCATCCTGGAGTTCACCGGCGAGTCCGTGGTCCGGCGCCATCACATCGGCGACTGGGGCACCCAGTTCGGCATGCTCATCCAGTACCTCGTCGAGCACCCGGACCAGCTGGGCCACGACACCGCCGGCAGCGACGCGGAGTCCGCGGGCGAGGCCGCGATGTCCTCGCTGAACCGGCTCTACAAGGCGTCCCGCGTGCTCTTCGACTCCGACGAGGAGTTCAAGGCCCGCGCCCGGGACCGGGTGGTCGCCCTCCAGGCCGGGGACCCGGAGACGCTCGCCATGTGGCAGCGGTTCGTGGACGAGTCGAAGGTCTACTTCTACTCCGTTTTCGACAAGCTCGACATGGAGATCTCCGACCCGGACATCGTCGGCGAGTCGGGCTACAACGACATGCTTGAGGAGACCTGCCGCATCCTGGAGGAGACCGGCGTCGCCGTGCGCTCCGAGGGTGCGCTCTGCGTCTTCTTCGAGGACGTGAAGGGCCCGGACGGCAACCAGGTCCCGCTGATCGTCAAGAAGACCAACGGCGGTTACGGCTACGCGGCGACCGACCTCTCCGCGATCCGGGACCGGGTGCAGAACCTCAAGGCGAACACCCTCCTCTACGTGGTGGACGCCCGGCAGTCGCTGCACTTCAAGATGGTCTTCGAGACCGCCCGCCGGGCCGGCTGGCTCGGCGAGGACGTCACGGCGCACCAGCTGGCCTTCGGCACGGTCCTCGGCAAGGACGGCAAGCCGTTCAAGACCCGTGAGGGCGTCACGGTCCGACTGGAGGACCTCCTGGACGAGGCGGTCTCCCGGGCGACGGCGGTGGTGCGGGAGAAGGCCGAGAAGGTGGGCCTGACCGAGGAGGAGATCGTCGAGAACGGCCGGTTCGTCGGCGTCGGCGCGGTGAAGTACGCCGACCTGTCCACGTCCGCCGTGCGCGACTACAAGTTCGACCTGGACCAGATGGTCTCGCTCAACGGCGACACCTCGGTCTACCTCCAGTACGCCTACGCCCGTATCCGCTCGATCCTCCGCAAGGCCGGGGACGCGAAGCCCGTCGCCCACCCGGAGCTTGAGCTGGCCCCGGCGGAGCGCGCGCTCGGCCTGCACCTGGACCGGTTCGGCGAGACGCTGGCCGAGGTCGCTGCGGGGTACGAGCCCCACAAGCTGGCCGCGTACCTCTACCAGCTGGCGTCGCACCTGACCACGTTCTACGACCAGTGCCAGGTCCTCAGCGACGACAACGCCCCCGAGGTCGTCGAGAACAGGCTCTTCCTCGTGGAGCTGACCGCCCGCACCCTCCACACGGGCATGGAGCTGCTGGGCATCCGGACGCCCGAGCGCCTCTGA
- a CDS encoding winged helix-turn-helix transcriptional regulator gives MEIIASKWSMVTLFALTDGPLRHGELVELSGGISRKVLTQTLRRLQANGLVERHAYAEAPPRVEYSLTDLGRTLEEPIRMLTAWARENGEAIVTFREGEETA, from the coding sequence ATGGAGATCATCGCGAGCAAATGGTCCATGGTCACGCTCTTCGCGCTGACCGACGGCCCGCTGCGGCACGGCGAGTTGGTCGAACTGAGCGGTGGCATTTCGCGCAAGGTACTGACCCAGACGCTGCGCCGCCTCCAGGCCAACGGGCTCGTCGAGCGGCACGCGTACGCCGAGGCACCGCCACGCGTGGAGTACAGCCTGACCGATCTCGGGCGCACCCTGGAGGAGCCCATCCGGATGCTCACCGCATGGGCGCGGGAGAACGGCGAGGCGATCGTCACCTTCCGGGAGGGCGAGGAGACCGCCTGA
- the lysS gene encoding lysine--tRNA ligase, whose product MPTVAESQTSTETDWVSRFADDVIAESERRAPGKPVVVASGLSPSGPIHLGNLREVMTPHLVADEIRRRGYEVRHLISWDDYDRYRKVPNGVPGIDASWAEHIGKPLTSVPAPAGSAYPNWAEHFKAAMTEALAELGVEYDPISQTEQYTAGVYREQILHAMRHRADIDAVLDRYRTKKDPAAAGKGKQQQKKVDEAELEAAEGSGAAAEDDGGGSSAGYFPYKPYCGNCGKDLTVVTSYDDDSTELNYTCSECGFAETVRLNEFNRGKLVWKVDWPMRWAYEGVIFEPSGVDHSSPGSSFVVGGQIVREIFDGVQPIGPMYAFVGISGMAKMSSSKGGVPTPADALKIMEAPLLRWLYARRRPNQSFKIAFDQEINRLYDEWDSLERKVAEGTALPADLAAHGRAVRTAAGELPSTPRPLPYRTLASVADITAGADDQTLRILSELDPQNPLTSLDAVRPRLDRAENWITTQVPAEARTIVRAEPDAELLGSLDEQGRESLRLLLEGLDGHWSLDGLTTLVYGVPKVLAGLEPDAKPTPELKVAQRSFFALLYRLLVSRDTGPRLPTLLLAVGADRVRVLLGA is encoded by the coding sequence GTGCCGACCGTGGCCGAGAGTCAGACAAGCACCGAGACCGACTGGGTCTCCCGCTTCGCGGACGATGTCATCGCCGAATCGGAGCGTCGCGCGCCTGGCAAACCGGTCGTCGTCGCGTCCGGCCTGTCCCCGTCCGGCCCGATCCACCTCGGCAACCTCCGCGAGGTCATGACCCCGCACCTGGTCGCCGACGAGATCCGCCGCCGCGGGTACGAGGTCCGCCACCTGATCTCGTGGGACGACTACGACCGGTACCGCAAGGTCCCGAACGGCGTCCCCGGCATCGACGCGTCCTGGGCCGAGCACATCGGCAAGCCGCTGACCTCGGTGCCCGCCCCGGCCGGGTCCGCGTACCCGAACTGGGCCGAGCACTTCAAGGCCGCCATGACCGAGGCACTGGCCGAGCTGGGCGTCGAGTACGACCCGATCAGCCAGACCGAGCAGTACACCGCCGGTGTCTACCGCGAGCAGATCCTGCACGCGATGAGGCACCGCGCGGACATCGACGCCGTCCTCGACCGGTACCGGACGAAGAAGGACCCGGCCGCCGCGGGCAAGGGCAAGCAGCAGCAGAAGAAGGTCGACGAGGCCGAGCTGGAGGCCGCCGAGGGCTCCGGCGCCGCCGCCGAGGACGACGGCGGCGGCAGCTCCGCCGGGTACTTCCCGTACAAGCCGTACTGCGGCAACTGCGGCAAGGACCTCACCGTCGTCACCTCCTACGACGACGACTCCACCGAGCTGAACTACACCTGCTCGGAGTGCGGCTTCGCCGAGACCGTGCGGCTCAACGAGTTCAACCGCGGCAAGCTGGTCTGGAAGGTCGACTGGCCGATGCGCTGGGCGTACGAGGGCGTGATCTTCGAGCCCAGCGGCGTGGACCACTCCTCGCCGGGCTCGTCGTTCGTCGTCGGCGGCCAGATCGTCCGCGAGATCTTCGACGGCGTCCAGCCGATCGGCCCGATGTACGCGTTCGTCGGGATCTCCGGCATGGCGAAGATGTCCTCCTCCAAGGGCGGGGTGCCGACCCCGGCCGACGCCCTGAAGATCATGGAGGCGCCGCTGCTGCGCTGGCTGTACGCCCGCCGCAGGCCCAACCAGTCCTTCAAGATCGCCTTCGACCAGGAGATCAACCGGCTCTACGACGAGTGGGACTCTCTGGAGCGCAAGGTCGCCGAGGGCACCGCGCTGCCGGCCGACCTCGCCGCCCACGGGCGCGCCGTCCGCACGGCCGCCGGTGAGCTGCCGAGCACCCCGCGCCCGCTGCCGTACCGCACGCTGGCCTCCGTCGCCGACATCACCGCCGGCGCCGACGACCAGACCCTGCGCATCCTCAGCGAGCTCGACCCCCAGAACCCGCTCACCTCGCTCGACGCGGTGCGCCCCCGCCTCGACCGCGCCGAGAACTGGATCACCACCCAGGTCCCGGCCGAGGCCCGCACCATCGTCCGCGCCGAGCCCGACGCCGAGCTCCTCGGTTCGCTGGACGAGCAGGGGCGCGAGTCGCTGCGCCTGCTGCTGGAGGGCCTGGACGGCCACTGGTCGCTGGACGGGCTCACCACGCTCGTCTACGGCGTGCCGAAGGTGCTGGCCGGCCTTGAGCCGGACGCCAAGCCGACGCCCGAACTCAAGGTGGCCCAGCGGTCGTTCTTCGCCCTGCTCTACCGCCTGCTCGTGAGCCGGGACACCGGCCCGCGCCTGCCCACCCTGCTCCTCGCCGTCGGCGCGGACCGGGTGCGGGTGCTGCTGGGGGCGTAA
- a CDS encoding DoxX family protein, with translation MFISLAVTTVVMAALLLVSATAKSLRTRHITEQMSTLGVPQSLMVFLIAAQIAGAAGAVAGLRWGPVGIAAAIGLTLYFAGAVASHLRVGDHKGSLPAASLAVASVALIVLRAATL, from the coding sequence GTGTTCATCTCCCTCGCCGTCACAACTGTGGTCATGGCGGCCCTGCTTCTGGTCTCGGCCACCGCCAAGTCCCTGCGGACGCGCCACATCACCGAGCAGATGTCCACCCTCGGTGTGCCACAGAGCCTGATGGTGTTCCTGATAGCCGCCCAGATCGCGGGCGCGGCCGGTGCGGTCGCCGGACTTCGTTGGGGGCCCGTCGGAATCGCCGCCGCGATCGGCCTGACGCTCTACTTCGCCGGGGCCGTCGCCTCCCACCTGCGCGTCGGCGACCACAAGGGCTCGCTTCCGGCGGCGAGCCTCGCGGTGGCCTCCGTCGCCCTGATCGTGCTGCGTGCCGCCACCCTCTGA
- a CDS encoding DUF3558 domain-containing protein gives MHRSAPRLSRILLCAAVPVMLVAAGCSSDSDDAKEKSTGTTASGSSSAAASASPTVEPAKFAGLPDPCKAVSAKTVKKLVPSAKKASGTAGKSTDGDARGSCSWNGLDDKGVKGSVYHWLDIGLVRYDSDASIGSGADRATTDYTKSVAKAQAAEGAKNINSAPVSGIGDQATSVTYTLNKTSEDFTYAAIVVRTANVVVSVNYNGTGYAGAKAPSAADILAGAQTAAKEVVAAVGGTGGTGTTTTDSSSPSATTSSSPKTSSSKSSGDESDSPKTSSSKSAAPDSGSDSDSDTDSGATAKATPKATTKS, from the coding sequence ATGCACCGATCAGCCCCGCGACTGTCCCGCATACTCCTCTGCGCCGCCGTGCCGGTGATGCTCGTCGCCGCCGGCTGCTCGTCGGACTCCGACGACGCGAAGGAGAAGAGCACCGGAACCACCGCCTCCGGATCGTCGAGCGCCGCCGCCTCCGCGAGCCCCACCGTGGAACCGGCGAAGTTCGCCGGGCTGCCCGATCCCTGCAAGGCGGTCTCCGCCAAGACGGTCAAGAAGCTCGTCCCGTCCGCCAAGAAGGCCTCGGGCACCGCGGGCAAGTCCACCGACGGCGACGCCCGGGGCAGCTGCTCCTGGAACGGCCTGGACGACAAGGGCGTCAAGGGGTCCGTGTACCACTGGCTGGACATCGGCCTCGTCCGGTACGACTCCGACGCGTCGATCGGCAGCGGCGCCGACCGGGCGACCACCGACTACACCAAGTCGGTCGCCAAGGCACAGGCGGCCGAGGGCGCGAAGAACATCAACAGCGCGCCCGTCTCCGGCATCGGCGACCAGGCCACCTCGGTCACGTACACCCTGAACAAGACGAGCGAGGACTTCACCTACGCGGCGATCGTCGTGCGTACGGCCAACGTCGTCGTCTCGGTGAACTACAACGGCACCGGCTACGCGGGCGCCAAGGCCCCCTCCGCCGCGGACATCCTGGCCGGCGCGCAGACCGCGGCGAAGGAGGTCGTGGCGGCCGTCGGCGGTACGGGCGGTACGGGCACCACCACGACCGATTCGTCGAGCCCGAGCGCCACCACCAGCTCCAGTCCGAAGACGAGCAGCAGCAAGAGCAGCGGCGACGAGAGCGACAGCCCGAAGACGAGCAGCAGCAAGAGCGCCGCCCCGGACTCCGGTTCCGACTCGGACTCGGACACGGACTCGGGCGCCACCGCGAAGGCGACGCCCAAGGCGACGACGAAGTCCTGA
- a CDS encoding ATP-binding protein, with product MHPTLPVRAKPAAAVREIFFWRHRRSVTAVREFVRRVAQEWGFGERVDDVVLCASELATNAVLHGVPAGRGYLVRIESIDAEAGLRIEFHDSGDGPESVRASERAWPEESESADESGRGLIIVNALADRWGAVVRQPGKIVWCEFAKGTAPR from the coding sequence GTGCACCCCACGCTCCCCGTGCGTGCCAAGCCTGCCGCTGCTGTGCGTGAGATCTTTTTCTGGCGCCATCGGCGTTCGGTCACCGCTGTGAGGGAGTTCGTGCGGCGCGTCGCCCAGGAGTGGGGTTTCGGCGAGCGCGTTGACGATGTCGTGCTGTGCGCGAGCGAGTTGGCGACCAACGCCGTGCTGCACGGGGTGCCGGCCGGGCGGGGGTATCTCGTACGGATCGAGAGCATCGACGCCGAGGCCGGGTTGCGGATCGAGTTCCACGACAGCGGTGACGGCCCGGAGTCGGTCCGGGCCTCGGAGAGGGCGTGGCCCGAGGAGAGCGAGTCGGCCGACGAGTCCGGGCGCGGGCTGATCATCGTGAACGCGCTCGCCGACCGTTGGGGAGCCGTGGTGCGGCAGCCCGGGAAGATCGTCTGGTGCGAGTTCGCGAAGGGCACGGCACCCCGGTGA
- a CDS encoding phospholipase D-like domain-containing protein produces MTSSTLDAAPSGSGAPDPVGTIDPELSAERVQRLRRRLERLIGIAATEGNDLLPLRNGDEIFGAMLGAIRAAEHTVDMMTFVYWRGDIAQRFAEALSERARAGVRVRLLLDGFGSRLIEKDQLAMMSEAGVHVAWFRKPLYLSPLKQNHRCHRKVLVVDERTAFTGGVGIAEEWCGDARDEHEWRDTHVRLRGPAVDGLAAAFAQNWAECHPELFDAEDRFVPGAQEGDSIVQVVRGSASFGWQDMQTLIRVVLESAEERVRLTTAYFAPDAYFTELLCAASRRGVEVEILLPGPHTDKRVCQLAGQRYYEDLTACGVKIHQYQPTMMHTKTLTVDRVAALIGSTNFNRRSLDHDEEVMLAVLDPEFTAVLDGHFEQDRARSELIDGRRWRRRSLTQRAREASVYPIRRFL; encoded by the coding sequence ATGACCAGCAGCACGCTCGACGCCGCGCCCTCCGGCAGCGGCGCGCCCGACCCCGTCGGCACGATCGACCCAGAGCTCTCCGCAGAGCGGGTCCAGCGTCTCAGACGGAGGCTGGAACGGCTGATCGGGATCGCCGCGACCGAGGGGAACGACCTGCTCCCGCTGCGGAACGGCGACGAGATATTCGGCGCGATGCTCGGGGCGATACGGGCAGCCGAGCACACCGTGGACATGATGACCTTCGTGTACTGGCGCGGGGACATCGCCCAGCGGTTCGCCGAGGCGCTCTCCGAACGCGCACGGGCCGGGGTCCGGGTACGGCTGCTGCTCGACGGGTTCGGCAGCCGGCTCATCGAGAAGGACCAGCTGGCGATGATGAGCGAGGCGGGCGTGCACGTCGCCTGGTTCCGCAAGCCGCTCTACCTCTCGCCGCTCAAGCAGAACCACCGCTGCCACCGCAAGGTCCTCGTCGTCGACGAGCGCACCGCCTTCACCGGAGGGGTCGGGATAGCCGAGGAGTGGTGCGGCGACGCGCGCGACGAACACGAGTGGCGGGACACCCACGTGCGGCTGCGCGGCCCCGCCGTCGACGGCCTCGCCGCCGCGTTCGCGCAGAACTGGGCCGAGTGCCACCCGGAACTCTTCGACGCCGAGGACCGGTTCGTGCCCGGCGCCCAGGAGGGCGACTCGATCGTGCAGGTGGTACGCGGCTCCGCCAGCTTCGGCTGGCAGGACATGCAGACCCTGATCCGGGTCGTCCTCGAATCCGCCGAGGAACGCGTCCGCCTCACCACCGCGTACTTCGCGCCCGACGCGTACTTCACCGAGCTGCTCTGCGCCGCCTCCCGTCGCGGTGTCGAGGTCGAGATCCTGCTCCCCGGCCCGCACACGGACAAGCGGGTCTGCCAGCTCGCCGGGCAGCGGTACTACGAGGACCTGACCGCGTGCGGCGTGAAGATCCACCAGTACCAGCCGACGATGATGCACACCAAGACCCTCACCGTGGACCGGGTCGCCGCCCTCATCGGCTCCACCAACTTCAACCGGCGCTCCCTCGACCACGACGAGGAGGTGATGCTCGCCGTGCTGGACCCCGAGTTCACCGCCGTGCTCGACGGCCACTTCGAGCAGGACCGCGCGCGGAGCGAACTGATCGACGGCCGCCGCTGGCGCCGCCGCTCGCTGACGCAGCGGGCCCGCGAGGCGTCGGTGTACCCGATCCGCCGGTTTCTCTGA
- a CDS encoding helix-turn-helix domain-containing protein, which translates to MGTEIQDFAAALAALKERSGMSYGALAKRLHMSTSTVHRYCNGDAVPHEFAPVERLARLCRAAPDEMVELHRQWILADQAKKQGGARKEQAAPPAPAAPTTPSWARPDDAEAESVADEEAEPVATPTPAVAPVPTPAPASAMATIPAPAAPDADEPLVTGRQGAPGGPGGSTGPGGPGRPWSRRRRVLLAAAVVIALSVPSVLIARNVAGGSDDGRNTDAVGATATAVRNASPSPSPKPSAKPTASPSASASASASATASGPTATAGPAKKGAGAVSSDGVPLRATITSYNWDSPCGQYTLLDDDPNDVPPPPSPQSSRGWAKSLGGVDGGSQLLELTLQGSSSEAVVVSGLHVRVMTRKAPLAWNAFSMADGCGSAITPQSFDIDLDDDQPRTKPVAGQQGDAVVPAQDFPFRTSSTDVQVLNLDAHVEGHDVSWYLELDWTSGDRSGTLRVDDHGEPFRTSSIKARPEYIYWQDRAQWMDKDYSDPSMADEGE; encoded by the coding sequence GTGGGCACGGAAATCCAGGACTTCGCCGCAGCGCTGGCCGCGCTGAAGGAGCGGTCCGGCATGAGTTACGGGGCGCTGGCCAAGCGGCTCCACATGAGTACGTCCACGGTGCACCGCTACTGCAACGGCGACGCGGTTCCCCACGAGTTCGCGCCGGTCGAGCGACTGGCCAGGCTGTGCCGGGCGGCACCGGACGAGATGGTCGAGCTGCACCGGCAGTGGATTCTGGCGGACCAGGCGAAGAAGCAGGGTGGCGCGCGGAAGGAACAGGCGGCGCCGCCCGCACCCGCCGCTCCCACCACCCCCTCCTGGGCCCGGCCGGACGACGCGGAAGCGGAATCCGTGGCGGACGAGGAAGCGGAACCAGTTGCGACCCCGACCCCGGCCGTGGCTCCGGTTCCGACCCCGGCCCCGGCCTCGGCCATGGCCACGATTCCGGCCCCGGCCGCACCTGACGCCGATGAGCCGCTGGTGACGGGACGCCAGGGAGCGCCCGGTGGGCCCGGCGGATCCACCGGCCCCGGTGGTCCCGGTCGTCCGTGGTCCCGGCGTAGGCGCGTCCTGCTGGCCGCCGCCGTGGTGATCGCCCTCAGCGTGCCGTCCGTGCTCATCGCCCGTAACGTCGCGGGCGGCTCCGACGACGGCCGGAACACCGACGCGGTCGGGGCCACCGCCACCGCCGTACGGAACGCCTCGCCGAGCCCGTCCCCCAAGCCGTCGGCCAAGCCCACGGCGTCCCCGTCGGCGTCCGCGTCGGCGTCCGCGTCCGCCACCGCCTCCGGGCCGACCGCCACAGCGGGCCCGGCGAAGAAGGGGGCGGGGGCGGTGTCGTCGGACGGGGTTCCGCTGCGCGCCACCATCACCTCGTACAACTGGGATTCGCCCTGCGGGCAGTACACCCTGCTGGACGACGATCCGAACGACGTACCGCCTCCACCGTCCCCGCAGAGCAGCCGGGGCTGGGCGAAGTCGCTGGGCGGTGTGGATGGCGGCTCGCAGCTGCTGGAACTGACGCTCCAGGGCTCCTCGTCCGAGGCGGTCGTCGTCAGCGGCCTCCACGTGCGGGTCATGACGCGGAAGGCGCCGCTCGCCTGGAACGCCTTCTCGATGGCCGACGGATGCGGCAGCGCCATCACCCCGCAGAGCTTCGACATCGACCTGGACGACGACCAGCCGCGCACCAAGCCGGTCGCAGGGCAGCAGGGGGACGCCGTCGTCCCCGCGCAGGACTTCCCGTTCCGTACGAGCTCCACCGACGTCCAGGTCCTCAACCTCGACGCCCACGTGGAGGGGCACGACGTGTCCTGGTACCTGGAGCTCGACTGGACCAGCGGGGACCGGAGCGGCACTCTGCGCGTGGACGATCACGGCGAGCCGTTCCGCACGAGCAGCATCAAGGCCCGGCCCGAGTACATCTACTGGCAGGACAGGGCGCAGTGGATGGACAAGGACTACTCCGACCCGTCCATGGCGGACGAGGGGGAGTGA
- a CDS encoding DUF2637 domain-containing protein — protein MAAMQLTRTHRVLIGLVVAGAAVIAAIGFAGSYAAVRELALEKGFGNFSLVFPIGIDAGICVLLALDLLLTWMRIPFPLLRQTAWLLTAATIAFNGAAAWPDPLGTGMHAVIPILFVVAVEAARHAVGRIADITADKHMEGVRLTRWLLSPVPTFKLWRRMKLWELRSYEQVIKLEQDRLIYQARLQARFGRTWRRKAPIEALMPLRLAKYGVPLAETAPAGLAAAGIEPVLLPPAPKPELTPHDGTEHAQDLDRRQAAAPHPQQRNLPPRAVLPGQRDDRARGGYARDGYAQDDVPPDAYPQDPYPQGPYPQDTQQQERGDWAPVDPDPDAQGSPWFAGQPSDQEYQGGYDPFYEEFERTPAHVPSGAGGRTRPLGNVGTIGAVPHAREAQQPSDADEDAREAVQEAEETVREAERASRATAEAENTGGAGIAATADSAEDTEYAEIAYQVFRTFVATNSGYPSIDVLAIHLADGQNVHHPRSAALLRRLMPEFKQRYDAELAADHIA, from the coding sequence GTGGCCGCGATGCAGCTCACACGCACGCACCGGGTACTCATCGGGCTCGTCGTCGCCGGAGCGGCGGTCATCGCCGCGATCGGTTTCGCGGGCTCCTACGCAGCCGTGCGCGAACTCGCCCTGGAGAAGGGCTTCGGAAACTTCTCCCTGGTCTTCCCGATCGGCATCGACGCGGGCATCTGCGTGCTGCTGGCGCTGGACCTGCTGCTGACGTGGATGCGCATCCCGTTCCCGCTGCTGCGCCAGACGGCGTGGCTGCTGACGGCCGCGACCATCGCGTTCAACGGCGCCGCCGCCTGGCCCGACCCGCTCGGCACCGGCATGCACGCGGTGATCCCGATCCTCTTCGTCGTCGCCGTCGAGGCCGCCCGCCACGCGGTGGGCCGGATCGCCGACATCACCGCCGACAAGCACATGGAGGGCGTGCGCCTCACGCGCTGGCTGCTCTCCCCCGTGCCCACGTTCAAGCTGTGGCGGCGCATGAAGCTCTGGGAGCTGCGCAGTTACGAACAGGTCATCAAGCTCGAACAGGACCGGCTGATCTACCAGGCCCGGCTTCAGGCCCGTTTCGGCCGGACCTGGCGGCGCAAGGCCCCGATCGAGGCCCTGATGCCGCTGCGGCTCGCCAAGTACGGCGTACCGCTCGCCGAGACCGCCCCGGCCGGACTGGCGGCGGCCGGGATCGAACCCGTGCTGCTGCCGCCCGCGCCGAAGCCCGAACTGACCCCGCACGACGGCACGGAGCACGCCCAGGACCTCGACCGGCGGCAGGCCGCGGCGCCCCACCCCCAGCAGCGGAACCTCCCGCCGCGCGCGGTCCTGCCCGGGCAGCGGGACGACCGCGCACGGGGCGGCTACGCCCGGGACGGGTACGCCCAGGACGACGTCCCGCCGGACGCCTACCCGCAGGACCCGTACCCGCAGGGGCCGTATCCGCAGGACACCCAGCAGCAGGAGCGCGGCGACTGGGCGCCGGTGGACCCCGACCCGGACGCGCAGGGCAGCCCGTGGTTCGCGGGACAGCCGTCCGACCAGGAGTACCAGGGCGGCTACGACCCCTTCTACGAGGAGTTCGAGCGCACGCCCGCCCACGTGCCCTCGGGCGCGGGCGGCCGGACCCGCCCGCTCGGCAACGTGGGCACCATCGGCGCCGTCCCGCACGCGCGCGAGGCCCAGCAGCCGTCGGACGCCGACGAGGACGCGCGGGAGGCCGTCCAGGAGGCCGAGGAGACCGTGCGGGAGGCCGAGCGGGCCTCCCGGGCCACCGCCGAGGCCGAGAACACCGGTGGCGCGGGGATCGCCGCCACCGCGGACAGCGCCGAGGACACCGAGTACGCCGAGATCGCGTACCAGGTCTTCCGGACGTTCGTCGCGACGAACAGCGGCTACCCCAGCATCGACGTCCTCGCCATCCACCTCGCCGACGGCCAGAACGTCCACCACCCGCGCAGCGCGGCCCTGTTGCGCCGTCTGATGCCGGAGTTCAAGCAGCGCTACGACGCGGAGCTCGCGGCCGACCACATCGCCTGA